The Amycolatopsis nigrescens CSC17Ta-90 genomic interval GTGAGGTGGTGTACAGCCTGGTCGACGACCATCTTTCGCATATCGTCGTGGACGCCGTGGCACACGTACAGGAGGGCAAGTGAGCACCCCCACCAGGGGCCGGGCGCCGCTGCCCGGCAGGCGCTCGACCAAGCAGCGCGCCGCCGTGGTCGAGCTGCTGGCCGACATCGACGACTTCCGCTCCGCCCAGGAGCTGCACGACGAGCTGCGCAAGCGGGGCGAGGGCATCGGCCTGACCACGGTCTACCGCACCCTGCAGTCGCTGTCCGAGGCCGGCGAGATCGACGTGCTGCGCACCGACTCCGGGGAGGCGATCTACCGCCGCTGCTCCTCGCACCACCATCACCACCTGGTCTGCCGGTACTGCGGGCGCACCGTGGAGGTCGAGGGCCCGGCCGTGGAGCGCTGGGCGGAGAAGATCGCCGCCGGCAACGGTTTCTCCGACATCACGCACACCGTGGAGATCGTCGGCACCTGCGCCACCTGCGCGGCCCGCCGCTGACCGGTCAGTACTCGTAGGGATCGTCCGGAGCGCTGACCGGGCGTGCCGTGGCGACGACGAGATCCGCGGTGTAGCCGTTCGCCTTCGTCGCGGTGCCGGGCACGATCTGGCCGGTGACCTCGAGCCAGGCGTCACTGGCGTACCCGGACACCTGGGGCAGGCCGGTCAGCCGCACGGTCAGCGGCCGGGCGTCCGCCGCGCAGCAGCTGATCACCATCCTGGCCAGCATGGTCGAACCGGCGTCGTGCACCACGAAACCGGACAGCGAGACCGTGCGGCCGTTCAGCGTGCCGTTGGCGTCCCAGCCGGCCCTGGTCACGAAGTCGGTCAGGGACATCGGCACCACCGGTTCCGCCGGCAGCGGCGGGAAGTGCGCCGAAGCCTGCGCGGCCGCGTTGTCCGGCGCCCTGCCCTGCGTGCGGGTCACCGAGTCCGAGCCGAGTGCGGGCGGCGCGACCAGGAACACCGCGAGCACCGGTACCAGCAGCAGCCAGGCCGACCTGGCCGGATGGTGGTGCTCGTGCCCTTCGGTAGCGGGCGCTGTCGCCGTCCGCCGGGCGGCGAGCAGATCGCGCAGCACCGCGAGCACGCCGAGCACCAGCATCACCGCCCCGCCGGCGATCACCCACGGCTGCTGGGACGGCTTCACATAGCGCAGGTAGTCCCCGTTGACGGCGATCTTCAGCAGCGCGCCGCCGAGCAGGATCAACAGGATGTTCTGCGTTTCTCGCCTCATCGCAGCACCAACGATCCGGCCAGCAGCGCGCAGCCGACCGCGACCACGAAGGTCACCGGCGCGAACCGGACCGCGAAGGACCTGCCGAAGGTGCCGGCCTGCAGGGCGAACAGCTTCACGTCCACCGCCGGGCCGACCACCAGGAACACCAGCTTCGGCAGCAGCGGCAGGGCGGCGAACGAAGCGGCCACGAAGGCGTCCGCCTCGCTGCACAGCGCGAGCACCACCGCCAGCACGGCCATCACCAGCACCCCGAGCACCAGCTGGTCACCGAGCACCCCGAACCAGCCCGGCGGCACCAGCACCCCGAGCGCGGCCGAGATCACCGCGCCCAGCACCAGGAACCCGCCCGCCTCGACCAGATCGGTCCTGGCCGTCTCGGCGAAGGTCTGCCACCGACCCCGCCCGGCCGGGTCGGGCAGCCGCCGCAGCGCCCGCTCCACGATCCACTCCAGCCTGCCGAACTTCGACCAGAGCAGGCCCATCACCACCGCGGTGCCCAGCGAACCGAGGAACCGGGCCAGCACCATCTCCGGGCTGCCGGGGAAGGCCACCGCGGTGGCGACCAACACCACCGGGTTCACCGCGGGCGCGGCCAGCAGGAAGGTCAGCGCGGCCGCCGGGGCGACCCCCTGCCCCATCAGCCGGCGCGCCACCGGCACCGAAGCGCACTCACAACCCGGCAGCGCCACCCCGGCGAGCCCGGCCACCCCGACCGCGGCCGCTTCCCTGCGCGGCAACACCTTCCGCAGCACCCTGGCCGGCACGAACGCGGCTATCGCGCCGCTGATCAGGACCCCGAGCACCAGAAATGGCAGCGCCTGCACGCAGACCGCGACGAACACCGTCGATCCGGTGCGCAGCGCGGGCACGTCCAGCACCCGCTGCAGCCAGGACTGCGCCAGGATGGCGACCAGCAGCACCGCGCAGAGCACCTCGATCGAGGTGATCCGGCCGTGCCTGCCCGCCCGCGGACGCGCGGCACCGGCCGCGCTGTCGGAAACGGTTTTCACCGGGCCGATGATGCCAGGTGCCCCCGACGGCCGGATCGTCCCGGGGCGATTCGGTGGGGGTAAAGGGATATCTCGTACGGAAAGTTCAGCCTTCCGTGCTGTCCCTCGCCTCCAGGCCGAGCAGGTCGGTGCGCAGCTGCGAGGCCGTCGAGACGACCAGCATCAGCAGGGTGCCCAGCGGCGACGGATCCATGCCCTCGGCGGGGAACGCGTAGCGCAGGGTCATGTCCATCCCCCGGTCGGTGTGCACCACGCCCAGCGTGCCGAACAGGCCCTGGCCAGCCCGCTCCGCCGCGGACGCCGCCAGCGCCTGCTCCTCGGGCAGGTCCCAGCCGACCACGCAGGTCAGGCTGAGCACGGTGAGCCCCTCCGCGAGCCTGGTCGCCTGCACCACGCAGGGCACGTCGGCGTGCGAGAAGGTGAGCGCGCCGTCGTCGTCCACGTGCACTTCGAGGTAGCGCTCGAGCGACTCACGCGCCAGCGTCAGCAATGCGGCCGTGTCAGCAGCTTCGGTAGTCATGAAATCGCCTCCGCGGCGTCCGTGTCCGATGGCGACCCAGCACGTGCCTTCGCCTTGTCCAGCGCCGCACCGAACCGGCGATCCCGCTTGGCGAACTCCAGGCAGGCCTCCCACAGCCGCCGCCGGTCGAAGTCGGGGAACAGGGTGTCCTGGAAGACGAACTCGGCGTAGGCCGCCTGCCACAGCATGAAGTTCGAAGTGCGCAGCTCACCGGACGGCCGCAGGAACAGGTCCACGTCCGGCATCTCCGGCTGGTACAGGTACTTCGCGATGGTGCGCTCGTCGACTTTCTCCGGATCGATCTTGCCCTCGGCGGCCAGCCTGGCGATCTGCCGCACCGCGTCGCCGATCTCTGCCCGGCCGCCGTAGTTCACGCACATGGTCATGTTCAGCGCCGTGTTGTGCTTGGTCTTCTCCTCGGCGACCTGCAGCTCCTTGATCACGCTGCGCCACAGCTTCGGCCGCCGTCCCGCCCAGCGGATCCGCACCCCGATCGAGCCGAGGTAGTCCACCTGCCGCCGGATGGTGTCCCGGTTGAAGCCCATCAGGAAGCGCACCTCTTCCGGGCTGCGCTTCCAGTTCTCGGTGGAGAACGCGTACACCGACAGCCATTTGACGCCCAGCTCGACGGCGCCGCTGGCCACGTCGATCATCACGGCCTCGCCGCGCTTGTGCCCCTCGATCCTGGGCAGCCCGCGCTGGTTGGCCCACCGGCCGTTGCCGTCCATCACCAACGCCACATGCTTCGGGACCAGGTCCGCCGGAATCTCCGGGGGCCGGGCGCCGGACGGATGCGGCTCCGGCGCGCGTACCTCCACCGGTGACGAACCGGCGTCACGTGTCCTGCGCCGCACCGAGCACCTCCGAGTCCACCGGGTCCGCCGGGTCTGCTGGCTGCACTGAAGCCACCGGGTCCGGCACCACCGGACCCGCCCCGGGCCCTGCCGACCCTACTTGCCGGTCACCGAGCAGTTCGCGGGCCCGGCGCTCGACGAGCGGCAGCGAGCGCAGCTGGCGCTCCAGATGCCACTGCAGATGGGCCGCGACCAGGCCGCTCGCGTCCCGGCGCGCGCCGCCGAGGGATGCCTCGGCCACGTCCCAGTCGCCGTGCAGCAGGGATTCCAGCAGCACCAGCACCTCGGGCGCCGGATGCACCGATCCGGGCACCCGGCAGTTCTGGCACATCAAGCCGCCGGCCTGCACGCTGAACGCGCTGTGCGGGCCGGGCAGGCCGCACCGGGCGCATTCGGTGATGGCGGGCGCCCAGCCGGCGTAGGACATCGCGCGCAGCAGGAACGCGTCGAGCAGCAGGGACGCGTCGCGCTGACCGTCCGCCAGCGCCCGCAGCGCGCCGGTGACCAGCAGGTACAGCCGCAGCGCCGGCTCGCCCTCTTCGGCGGTGAGCCGGTCCGCGGTCTCGGTGACCGCGCTGGCCGCGGTGTAGCGCTGGTAGTCGCCCACGATCGGCAGCGCGAACGCGTCCACCGTCTGCACCTGGGTGATCACGTCCAGCGTGCGGCCGGTGTAGAACTGCACGTCCACGTGCCCGAACGGTTCCAGGCGCGCGCCGAACCGGGACGTGGTGCGGCGCACCCCCTTGGCCACCGCGCGCACCTTGCCGTGCCGCCGGGTGAGCAGGGTGATGATCCGGTCGGCCTCACCGAGCTTGTGCACCCGCAGCACCACACCCGTGTCGCGGTAGAGACTCACCATTTCATGGTCGCACTACCCGCGCCCGGAGTTCACCACTGCTGCGGAGGCTGCTGTCCGTAGCCGCCCTGCTGCGGATACCCCGGCTGCTGCTGGGGCTGCTGGGGATAGCCGCCCTGCTGCTGTTGCGGGTAGCCCGGCTGCTGGGGGTAACCCTGCTGCGGGTAGCCGGGCTGCTGCTGCGCCGGGTAGCCGCCCTGCGCCATGCCGGGGACCTTGGGCGCCTGCACGACGATGGTGCTCATCACCTTGTCGGAGAAGGTCTGCGCCTTGTCGTCCCACAGCGGCCACAGGTAGCCGATGGAGCAGGCGAGCCCGTCCAGGAAGTGGGCGAGGTCGCGGACGAAGGCGTTGCCGGCGCCGATCGGCTGGCCGGTAAGCTCGCCGATCAGCTTGATGCCGACCACGCGCTTGCCGAGCGACTGACCGGTGTTGCCGCCCTGGATCCACCTGTTGAAGATGTTCCAGACGAGCGCGCCGAGGCCGCCGAGACCGAGAATGATCGACCCCACGGTGAACGAGCCGGAGAAGACCAGGATCTCGCCGATGATGATCAGCAGCAGGGCCGGCCCCATGTCGATCAGGTAGGCACCGGCCCGCTGCCCCCAGTTCGCGTAGGCGGGCTGGCCGTAGGGCGACTGGCCGGGGAAACCGCCGGGCTGCTGGCCGTAACCGCCCGGCTGCTGCTGCGGGTAACCCTGCTGGGGATAACCGGCCTGCTGCTGGGGTTGCTGGGGATAGCCGCCCGGCTGCTGCGCCGGGAAACCGCCGGAAGGCTGGCCGGGGAAGCCACCTGGCTGCTGCGGGTACTGGCCGGGCTGCTGCCCTGGGACGCCACCGGGCTGACCGGGCTGCGCCGGGAACCCGCCGGACGGCGGCTGGCCATAGGGCTGGCCCTGAGGCTGCTGGCCGTACGGATTCGTCATCGAGGACATCCCCCTAGCTCGGTTTCTGCCACCTGCCACCACGCCCGGAATGCTCGGACAGAGCGCGCCTGCGCCGGGAGCGTACCCGGTCGGTCACCGGACGGCTCGGTGTACCTCAAACCCGGAGCGAGGTGAACGGCGCGAAGGGCAGATTGCGCACTACGAACCACACTCCGAGCAGCACGCCGATCGCCATCGGTGTCCATCGCGGGCGCCGCCACACCGCCGCACCGCGCCAGCGCCCGGCCGCCCACGCGACCAGCGCGGCGGCGCCCAGCAGGACGAACACCAGCGCGACCGCGTTGTACCGCAGCGCGGCGGGCAGGTCGCCGTGCAGCAGGCTGTACATCATGCGCAGCCCGCCGCAGCCGGGACAGTCGATGCCGAACAGCAGTTTGGTCGGGCAGAGCGGGCTCGGCCCGCCGGGGGTGGTCGGGTCGGCCCACAGGATGAACGCGCAGCCGAGCCCGAGCCCGGCGGCTGCCCCGGCCGGCGCGCCGAGCGCGCGCAGCCGGGTGCGCGTGCCGCGAATCGGGTGGCCGCCGGACATGCGGCTCAGAATCCCAGACGGCGCAGCTGTTTGGGGTCGCGCTGCCAGTCCTTGGCCACCTTGATGTGCAGGTCGAGATACACCTTGCTGCCGAGCAGCGCCTCGATCTGCCGTCGGGCCTGCGCACCCACCTGCTTGAGCCGTTCTCCCTTGTGCCCCAGGATGATGCCCTTCTGGCTGGGGCGCTCCACGTACAGGAAGGCGTGGATGTCGATCAGGTCGTCCCGCCCTTCGCGCGGCAGCATCTCCTCCACGTTGACCGCGATCGAATGCGGCAGCTCGTCGTGCACGCCCTCCAGCGCGGCCTCCCGGATCAGCTCGGCGACCAGCGTCTGCTCCGGCTCGTCGGTGAGGTCGCCGTCCGGGTAGAGCTGCGGACCCTCCGGCAGGCGCTGCACCAGCAGGTCGGCCACCGTGCTCACCTGAAAACCGTCCACAGCGGACACCGGCACCAGCTCGGCGAACTCCATCACGTTCTGCAGCGCCAGCAGCTGCTCGGCCACCTGCTCCGGAGCAACCTTGTCGGTCTTGGTCACCACGCCGATCACCGGGGTGCGGCGGGCGATCTTCGCCAGCTCCGCCGCGATGAACTTGTCCCCGGGACCGACCTTTTCGTCCGCCGGCACGCAGAACCCGACAACGTCCACTTCGGACCAGGTGGAGTAGACGATGTCGTTGAGCCGCTGGCCGAGCACCGTGCGCGGGCGGTGCAGGCCGGGGGTGTCCACGATCACCAGCTGCGCGTCGTCGCGGTGCACGATGCCGCGGATCGCGTGCCGGGTGGTCTGCGGCTTGCTGGAGGTGATCGCCACCTTGCTGCCGACCAGCGCGTTGGTCAGCGTGGACTTGCCGGCGTTGGGCCGCCCGACGAAACAGGCGAACCCGGAGCGGTGGCGTACCTCTTCACTGTTCACCGCCCCATTGTCGTCTACGGCCGCGCGGAGCTACCGGAGCACCTCCTGCACGGTGCCCGACGGGTCCGCGCGGTAGATCGGGGCGTTCTCGGCCAAGTCGCGCACCGCGTGCACGGACGCCTCGCCGAACAGCGGTTCCGCGGACACCACGGCGGCCGCCTCGATGCCTTCGGCGCCGCTGGACAGCGCGGCCGCGATCGCC includes:
- a CDS encoding RDD family protein, giving the protein MTNPYGQQPQGQPYGQPPSGGFPAQPGQPGGVPGQQPGQYPQQPGGFPGQPSGGFPAQQPGGYPQQPQQQAGYPQQGYPQQQPGGYGQQPGGFPGQSPYGQPAYANWGQRAGAYLIDMGPALLLIIIGEILVFSGSFTVGSIILGLGGLGALVWNIFNRWIQGGNTGQSLGKRVVGIKLIGELTGQPIGAGNAFVRDLAHFLDGLACSIGYLWPLWDDKAQTFSDKVMSTIVVQAPKVPGMAQGGYPAQQQPGYPQQGYPQQPGYPQQQQGGYPQQPQQQPGYPQQGGYGQQPPQQW
- a CDS encoding permease, producing the protein MKTVSDSAAGAARPRAGRHGRITSIEVLCAVLLVAILAQSWLQRVLDVPALRTGSTVFVAVCVQALPFLVLGVLISGAIAAFVPARVLRKVLPRREAAAVGVAGLAGVALPGCECASVPVARRLMGQGVAPAAALTFLLAAPAVNPVVLVATAVAFPGSPEMVLARFLGSLGTAVVMGLLWSKFGRLEWIVERALRRLPDPAGRGRWQTFAETARTDLVEAGGFLVLGAVISAALGVLVPPGWFGVLGDQLVLGVLVMAVLAVVLALCSEADAFVAASFAALPLLPKLVFLVVGPAVDVKLFALQAGTFGRSFAVRFAPVTFVVAVGCALLAGSLVLR
- the era gene encoding GTPase Era, yielding MNSEEVRHRSGFACFVGRPNAGKSTLTNALVGSKVAITSSKPQTTRHAIRGIVHRDDAQLVIVDTPGLHRPRTVLGQRLNDIVYSTWSEVDVVGFCVPADEKVGPGDKFIAAELAKIARRTPVIGVVTKTDKVAPEQVAEQLLALQNVMEFAELVPVSAVDGFQVSTVADLLVQRLPEGPQLYPDGDLTDEPEQTLVAELIREAALEGVHDELPHSIAVNVEEMLPREGRDDLIDIHAFLYVERPSQKGIILGHKGERLKQVGAQARRQIEALLGSKVYLDLHIKVAKDWQRDPKQLRRLGF
- a CDS encoding Fur family transcriptional regulator produces the protein MSTPTRGRAPLPGRRSTKQRAAVVELLADIDDFRSAQELHDELRKRGEGIGLTTVYRTLQSLSEAGEIDVLRTDSGEAIYRRCSSHHHHHLVCRYCGRTVEVEGPAVERWAEKIAAGNGFSDITHTVEIVGTCATCAARR
- a CDS encoding DUF2752 domain-containing protein, whose amino-acid sequence is MSGGHPIRGTRTRLRALGAPAGAAAGLGLGCAFILWADPTTPGGPSPLCPTKLLFGIDCPGCGGLRMMYSLLHGDLPAALRYNAVALVFVLLGAAALVAWAAGRWRGAAVWRRPRWTPMAIGVLLGVWFVVRNLPFAPFTSLRV
- a CDS encoding isoprenyl transferase, coding for MRRRTRDAGSSPVEVRAPEPHPSGARPPEIPADLVPKHVALVMDGNGRWANQRGLPRIEGHKRGEAVMIDVASGAVELGVKWLSVYAFSTENWKRSPEEVRFLMGFNRDTIRRQVDYLGSIGVRIRWAGRRPKLWRSVIKELQVAEEKTKHNTALNMTMCVNYGGRAEIGDAVRQIARLAAEGKIDPEKVDERTIAKYLYQPEMPDVDLFLRPSGELRTSNFMLWQAAYAEFVFQDTLFPDFDRRRLWEACLEFAKRDRRFGAALDKAKARAGSPSDTDAAEAIS
- the recO gene encoding DNA repair protein RecO; the protein is MSLYRDTGVVLRVHKLGEADRIITLLTRRHGKVRAVAKGVRRTTSRFGARLEPFGHVDVQFYTGRTLDVITQVQTVDAFALPIVGDYQRYTAASAVTETADRLTAEEGEPALRLYLLVTGALRALADGQRDASLLLDAFLLRAMSYAGWAPAITECARCGLPGPHSAFSVQAGGLMCQNCRVPGSVHPAPEVLVLLESLLHGDWDVAEASLGGARRDASGLVAAHLQWHLERQLRSLPLVERRARELLGDRQVGSAGPGAGPVVPDPVASVQPADPADPVDSEVLGAAQDT
- a CDS encoding TIGR03943 family putative permease subunit, translating into MRRETQNILLILLGGALLKIAVNGDYLRYVKPSQQPWVIAGGAVMLVLGVLAVLRDLLAARRTATAPATEGHEHHHPARSAWLLLVPVLAVFLVAPPALGSDSVTRTQGRAPDNAAAQASAHFPPLPAEPVVPMSLTDFVTRAGWDANGTLNGRTVSLSGFVVHDAGSTMLARMVISCCAADARPLTVRLTGLPQVSGYASDAWLEVTGQIVPGTATKANGYTADLVVATARPVSAPDDPYEY